A stretch of the Mesorhizobium sp. Pch-S genome encodes the following:
- a CDS encoding MurR/RpiR family transcriptional regulator: MKTPADIITRLQMMAQDGTRSDRRLASMVLSDPDFASKAAISEIATRAGISEPTVTRFCRNLGCDGLRDFKFYLAQAIAVGGQYLSAEPPGSDVRDQRIAAAITEAAIAAIQRASAMLPMPKLIEIAERIAVSGNILCIGSGGISSMMATEMQNRLFRLGLSALAQVDGQLQRMYASVATPETTVVAFSVSGYARSVVEAVQVARQYGATTVAITAPDSALAKAAETLIPFQSLEDGNIYKPTSSRFALLAILDIIATATAEARGPKALENLRRIKQSVYTLKVADPRLPLGD; this comes from the coding sequence GTGAAGACACCGGCGGACATCATCACCCGCCTGCAGATGATGGCGCAGGACGGCACCAGATCCGACCGCCGGCTGGCATCCATGGTGCTGTCCGATCCCGACTTCGCCTCCAAGGCCGCAATCTCGGAGATCGCCACGCGCGCCGGCATCAGCGAGCCGACCGTCACACGCTTCTGCCGCAATCTCGGCTGCGACGGCCTGCGCGATTTCAAATTCTACCTTGCCCAGGCAATCGCCGTCGGCGGCCAGTATCTTTCGGCGGAACCACCGGGCAGCGACGTGCGCGACCAGCGCATCGCAGCCGCCATCACCGAAGCGGCGATCGCCGCCATCCAGCGTGCCAGCGCCATGCTGCCGATGCCCAAGCTGATCGAGATCGCCGAACGCATCGCGGTTTCCGGCAACATCCTGTGCATCGGCTCCGGCGGTATCTCCTCGATGATGGCGACCGAGATGCAGAACAGGCTGTTCCGGCTCGGGCTGTCCGCGCTGGCGCAGGTTGATGGCCAGCTGCAGCGCATGTACGCCTCGGTGGCAACGCCGGAAACCACCGTTGTCGCCTTCTCCGTCTCCGGTTATGCGCGTTCGGTGGTCGAGGCCGTGCAGGTCGCCCGCCAGTATGGCGCCACCACCGTTGCCATCACCGCGCCCGATTCCGCGCTGGCCAAGGCAGCGGAGACGCTGATCCCGTTCCAGTCGCTCGAGGACGGCAACATCTACAAGCCAACCTCCTCGCGTTTCGCGCTGCTGGCCATCCTCGACATCATCGCCACGGCAACCGCCGAAGCGCGCGGGCCGAAGGCGCTGGAAAATCTGCGCCGGATCAAGCAGAGCGTGTACACGCTGAAAGTCGCCGACCCGCGCCTGCCGCTGGGGGACTGA
- the ugpC gene encoding sn-glycerol-3-phosphate ABC transporter ATP-binding protein UgpC, with translation MTDVSFRGLSKSYGQHKILEDINLEIASGEFVVLVGPSGCGKSTLLRMLAGLETISSGDLLVGGVRSNDLPPQKRNIAMVFQSYALFPHLKASQNIGFGPKIRGESAPVIEEKVKKASGILNLFSYLDRYPRQLSGGQRQRVAMGRAIVREPSVFLFDEPLSNLDAQLRVQMRTEIKALHQRLKSTIVYVTHDQIEAMTMADRIVVMDKGRIQQVGKPLDLYDKPANKFVASFIGSPSMSFVSGALKSESDGTWFEPAGGGRLKLAGAQALSGTIEAGIRPEHFVAGGDSAVSLRVDVVEPTGSETHVYGAIGNDAIRAVFRDRIAVKPGDRLPVSVAPGNIHLFDTATGLPL, from the coding sequence ATGACCGATGTCTCGTTCCGCGGGCTGTCGAAATCCTACGGACAGCACAAGATCCTCGAGGACATCAACCTGGAGATCGCCAGCGGCGAGTTCGTCGTGCTGGTCGGCCCGTCCGGCTGCGGCAAGTCCACGCTGCTGCGCATGCTGGCGGGCCTGGAAACGATCTCCTCCGGCGATCTCCTGGTCGGCGGCGTGCGCTCCAACGATCTGCCGCCGCAGAAGCGCAACATCGCCATGGTGTTCCAGTCCTACGCGCTGTTCCCGCACCTGAAGGCCTCACAGAACATCGGCTTCGGTCCGAAGATCCGTGGCGAAAGCGCGCCGGTGATCGAGGAAAAGGTCAAGAAAGCCTCCGGTATCCTCAACCTGTTCTCCTATCTCGACCGCTATCCGCGCCAGCTCTCCGGCGGCCAGCGCCAACGCGTTGCCATGGGCCGCGCCATCGTGCGCGAGCCTTCCGTGTTCCTGTTCGACGAGCCGCTCTCCAATCTCGACGCCCAGCTGCGCGTGCAGATGCGCACCGAGATCAAGGCGCTGCACCAGCGGCTCAAATCCACCATCGTCTATGTCACGCACGACCAGATCGAAGCGATGACCATGGCCGACCGTATCGTGGTCATGGACAAGGGCCGCATCCAGCAGGTCGGCAAGCCGCTGGACCTTTATGACAAGCCGGCAAACAAGTTCGTCGCCTCCTTCATCGGCTCGCCATCGATGAGCTTCGTTTCCGGGGCGCTGAAATCGGAATCCGATGGGACCTGGTTCGAGCCGGCCGGTGGCGGCAGGCTGAAACTTGCCGGTGCGCAGGCTCTCTCGGGAACCATCGAGGCCGGCATCCGCCCTGAACATTTCGTTGCCGGCGGCGACAGCGCCGTCAGCCTGCGCGTCGATGTGGTCGAGCCGACCGGCTCTGAAACCCACGTCTATGGTGCCATCGGCAACGACGCCATCCGCGCGGTGTTCCGCGACCGCATCGCGGTGAAACCCGGCGACCGGCTGCCGGTCAGCGTCGCACCCGGCAACATCCACCTGTTCGATACGGCGACAGGCCTGCCGCTGTGA